In a genomic window of Nodosilinea sp. E11:
- a CDS encoding phage holin family protein — MIGFLISVIVLAISLLIISKIPPIGVEIDSPVKALLGGAIIGAFNGIWGFFPNALRGFFAIISLGLIPLIGAIVVFGLAAWLIEGFRLRYGIWSAILGAIALAIVSSILNFILQSVGLVGV, encoded by the coding sequence CTGATCGGATTTTTAATTAGCGTCATTGTGCTGGCTATTAGCCTGTTGATTATTTCAAAAATTCCTCCCATCGGGGTGGAAATTGATAGCCCGGTTAAGGCTTTGCTGGGTGGGGCGATTATTGGAGCGTTTAACGGCATCTGGGGCTTTTTCCCCAATGCGTTGCGTGGCTTTTTTGCCATTATTAGCCTGGGCTTAATTCCGCTGATTGGGGCTATTGTTGTATTTGGCTTAGCCGCCTGGCTGATCGAAGGGTTCCGTCTGCGCTATGGCATCTGGAGCGCCATTTTGGGTGCGATCGCCCTGGCCATTGTCAGCTCAATTTTGAACTTTATCTTGCAGTCGGTGGGCCTAGTCGGTGTCTAA
- a CDS encoding glucose-6-phosphate isomerase, whose amino-acid sequence MTQSLWQRYQDWLYYHDGLGLYLDISRIRFDDDFVATMAPKFERAFADMVALEQGAIANPDEDRMVGHYWLRNPDLAPSPEIRDSILADIQAVEDFAAKVHSGEIHPPEAPRFEHVLSVGIGGSALGPQFVAEALSPDVPPMTIHFIDNTDPAGMRRTMTRMLDQLPATLILNTSKSGGTPETRNGMLEVKAAYEQMGLNFVDHAVAITMEGSKMDIELAKAEGWLKEFYMYDWIGGRTSVMSDVGLLPAALQGIDIRAMLDGAKLMDEATRVPDLKSNPAALLAMAWYHAGQGKGEKDMVVLPYKDSLMLFSRYLQQLIMESLGKEKDLDGNVVHQGIAVYGNKGSTDQHAYVQQLRDGVPNFFATFIEVLDDLPNQDDIEVEPDVTSGDYLNGFLYGTRSALYDNGRDSVTITIPDVNPRVVGGLIALYERAVSFYASLVNINAYHQPGVEAGKKAAATILDLQRRVLTALRAASEPLGIETLAEQAGASDEVEAVYKIARHLASNDRGIKLEGDRAQPASLKVWLER is encoded by the coding sequence ATGACCCAATCTCTGTGGCAACGGTACCAAGACTGGCTGTACTACCACGATGGTTTGGGCCTTTACCTCGATATCAGTCGCATTCGCTTTGACGATGATTTTGTCGCGACGATGGCCCCCAAGTTTGAGCGGGCCTTTGCCGATATGGTGGCGCTCGAACAGGGGGCGATCGCCAACCCCGACGAAGACCGCATGGTGGGCCACTACTGGTTACGCAACCCAGATTTAGCCCCCAGCCCCGAGATTCGCGATAGCATTCTGGCCGATATTCAGGCGGTAGAAGACTTTGCGGCCAAGGTGCACTCCGGTGAAATTCACCCCCCCGAAGCACCCCGGTTCGAGCATGTGCTGTCGGTCGGCATTGGCGGCTCGGCCCTGGGGCCACAGTTTGTAGCCGAGGCGCTGTCGCCCGACGTACCGCCCATGACCATTCACTTCATCGACAACACCGACCCAGCGGGCATGCGCCGCACCATGACCCGTATGCTCGACCAACTGCCCGCCACCCTGATTCTCAACACCAGCAAGTCGGGAGGCACTCCCGAAACCCGCAACGGCATGCTGGAGGTCAAGGCTGCCTACGAGCAGATGGGGCTCAACTTTGTCGACCACGCTGTCGCCATCACTATGGAAGGCAGCAAGATGGACATCGAGCTAGCCAAGGCCGAGGGCTGGCTAAAAGAGTTCTATATGTATGACTGGATCGGCGGTCGCACCTCAGTGATGTCGGACGTGGGGCTGCTGCCCGCCGCGCTCCAAGGCATCGACATTCGCGCCATGCTCGATGGGGCCAAGCTGATGGACGAGGCCACCCGCGTGCCCGACTTGAAATCGAACCCCGCCGCCCTGTTGGCCATGGCCTGGTACCACGCTGGCCAGGGCAAGGGCGAAAAAGACATGGTGGTGCTGCCCTACAAAGACAGCCTGATGCTGTTTAGCCGCTACCTGCAACAGCTAATTATGGAATCGCTGGGTAAAGAAAAAGATCTTGATGGCAATGTGGTGCATCAGGGCATCGCCGTCTACGGCAATAAAGGCTCTACCGACCAGCACGCCTACGTGCAGCAGCTGCGCGACGGGGTGCCCAACTTCTTTGCCACCTTTATTGAAGTGCTCGACGACCTGCCCAACCAGGACGATATCGAAGTGGAGCCTGATGTCACCTCCGGCGACTACCTGAATGGCTTTCTCTACGGCACCCGCAGCGCCCTGTACGACAACGGTCGCGATTCGGTGACCATCACCATCCCCGATGTAAACCCCCGCGTGGTGGGTGGGCTGATTGCTCTGTACGAACGGGCGGTGAGCTTCTATGCCTCACTGGTGAATATCAACGCCTACCACCAGCCGGGGGTCGAGGCGGGCAAAAAAGCGGCGGCAACCATTCTCGATCTCCAGCGGCGGGTGCTGACGGCGCTGCGAGCAGCCAGCGAGCCGCTGGGCATTGAAACCCTGGCAGAGCAGGCAGGGGCCAGCGACGAGGTGGAGGCGGTCTACAAAATTGCCCGTCACCTGGCCTCTAACGATCGCGGCATCAAGCTAGAGGGCGATCGCGCCCAGCCCGCCAGCCTGAAGGTGTGGCTGGAGCGGTAG
- a CDS encoding cytochrome c, whose amino-acid sequence MAQDILEEQTEDLNTLLKKAALVAVALVVTVVLSVVAVRYSQASEPYIREVLALQGDGDRGEAIFKMNCAVCHGLEATGEVGPRLVGVSDHKTKVGLIKQVISGQTPPMPQFQPEPRDMADLLDYLERL is encoded by the coding sequence TTGGCACAAGACATCTTAGAAGAACAGACCGAAGACCTAAATACCCTGCTGAAAAAAGCTGCTCTGGTGGCAGTGGCTTTGGTGGTAACTGTAGTGCTAAGCGTTGTGGCTGTACGGTACTCCCAAGCGTCAGAACCCTACATTCGCGAGGTTTTGGCCCTTCAGGGTGATGGCGATCGGGGTGAAGCTATTTTCAAAATGAACTGTGCCGTCTGCCACGGTCTTGAAGCCACCGGAGAAGTGGGGCCAAGGCTGGTGGGTGTGTCGGACCACAAAACCAAAGTAGGCCTGATCAAACAGGTGATTAGCGGTCAAACGCCCCCTATGCCGCAGTTTCAGCCCGAACCTCGGGATATGGCCGATCTGCTCGACTATTTAGAGCGGCTATAG
- a CDS encoding DMT family transporter produces the protein MPASKTALLQVHASVFLFGLSGLFGKFLDLPATVIVLGRTGFATLALGLVLAVGRSSLRPGAAKDLLGLALLGMLLAFHWVSFFRSIQLATVAIGLLTFSSFPVFVTLLEPLLFKTVWRWRDGAIAGLVVLGVALVIPEYRLGSTTTAGAIWGLLSGLSFALLQLLNKGYRQRYGAVAIAFYQNLFAWMSLAGLGAIAPLGSLDLNPRDLGLLLVLGVLCTAVAHTLFIESLAVLRTQTASVISALEPVYGIVLAALLLAEMPSLRTLLGGGLILGTTLAASSVNDQ, from the coding sequence ATGCCCGCTTCTAAAACCGCTCTACTCCAGGTTCACGCGTCGGTTTTTCTGTTTGGCCTCTCTGGGCTGTTTGGCAAATTTCTCGATCTACCCGCCACCGTTATTGTGCTGGGGCGCACGGGATTTGCCACTCTGGCCCTGGGGCTGGTGCTGGCGGTCGGGCGATCGAGCCTGCGCCCTGGTGCCGCCAAAGATCTGCTGGGTCTGGCGCTGCTGGGGATGCTGTTGGCCTTTCACTGGGTGAGCTTTTTTCGCAGCATTCAGCTGGCGACGGTGGCGATTGGGCTGTTGACCTTTTCGAGCTTTCCGGTGTTTGTCACGCTGCTAGAGCCGTTGCTGTTTAAGACTGTCTGGCGGTGGCGTGATGGGGCGATCGCAGGTCTGGTCGTCCTGGGCGTGGCCCTGGTGATTCCGGAGTATCGTTTGGGGTCGACGACGACGGCAGGGGCAATTTGGGGGCTGCTGTCAGGGCTGTCCTTTGCGCTATTGCAGCTGCTGAATAAAGGATACCGACAGCGGTATGGGGCAGTGGCGATCGCGTTTTATCAAAATCTCTTTGCCTGGATGAGTTTGGCTGGGCTGGGGGCGATCGCGCCCCTGGGCTCCCTAGACCTCAACCCCCGAGATCTGGGGCTACTCCTGGTGCTGGGGGTGCTGTGTACGGCAGTGGCCCACACCCTATTTATCGAAAGTCTGGCGGTGCTGCGGACCCAAACCGCCAGTGTGATCAGCGCCCTAGAACCGGTCTATGGCATTGTGCTGGCGGCCCTCTTGCTGGCAGAAATGCCCTCACTACGCACTCTGCTGGGGGGCGGGCTGATTCTCGGCACCACCCTGGCCGCCAGCTCCGTTAACGATCAGTGA
- a CDS encoding YbjQ family protein → MTVQPRPSTANSNLILTNIETIPGKTITQHLGLVQGSSVRAKHLGRDIAAGLKNIVGGELKGYTELLQEARQEATNRMVQEAQAKGANAIVNVRFATSSLTQGAAELFVYGTAVRVE, encoded by the coding sequence ATGACTGTGCAACCGCGACCCTCTACAGCGAACTCAAACCTAATTCTGACCAACATAGAAACGATTCCCGGTAAAACCATTACCCAGCACCTGGGCCTGGTGCAGGGCAGCTCGGTGCGGGCCAAGCACCTGGGCCGCGACATCGCCGCAGGCTTAAAGAATATTGTCGGTGGTGAACTTAAGGGCTACACCGAGCTGCTGCAAGAAGCCCGCCAAGAGGCCACTAACCGTATGGTGCAAGAGGCCCAGGCTAAAGGGGCCAATGCGATCGTCAACGTGCGATTTGCCACCTCGTCACTGACCCAGGGGGCCGCAGAGCTGTTTGTTTACGGCACCGCCGTGCGGGTGGAGTAG
- a CDS encoding alpha/beta hydrolase, with translation MKHLLVGLGSLLLLGLSVWVVTPAPTRRLLPLSVCAPEITPWLVLGNLGLVLLSLLTLRDTSLGRLALVAGGLALGLSVLPLSQLPAVNRAAHQSLGQVAGADYEAKLAPDRPAQMRPRPMVLADSFRGIAIAPVRETTGIVFATPAGVPLTLTLYQPAQPGLYPGLVMIYGGAWQQGKPGDNATFARYMANQGYVVWAISYRHAPAYRFPSQVEDVQAAIAFLKTHASDYETDVDRVALLGRSAGAHLAMMAAYQPGPLAVRAVVNYYGPINLLNGYYDLPQPNPLNVRQVLETFLGGPPDQMEERYKAASPSSLVTANLPPSLLIYGGKDHIVEAKFGQAMADRLKQAGSPVVFIQIPWADHSFDAVFNGLSNQLALYYTERFLAWALR, from the coding sequence GTGAAGCATCTCCTCGTTGGCCTGGGCTCCCTGCTGCTGCTAGGGCTGAGCGTTTGGGTGGTCACACCAGCTCCCACCCGCAGGTTACTGCCCCTGTCTGTCTGTGCCCCAGAGATCACCCCCTGGTTGGTGCTAGGCAATCTAGGCCTTGTACTCCTCAGTTTGCTAACCCTGCGAGACACTAGCCTGGGTCGCCTGGCTCTGGTAGCGGGTGGCCTGGCCTTGGGGCTGAGTGTCTTGCCCCTGAGCCAGCTGCCAGCGGTTAACCGGGCGGCTCACCAGAGCCTGGGGCAAGTGGCTGGGGCCGATTATGAGGCCAAGCTTGCACCCGATCGCCCGGCCCAGATGCGACCTCGGCCCATGGTGCTGGCCGATAGTTTTCGGGGCATAGCGATCGCCCCTGTCCGCGAGACCACGGGGATTGTCTTTGCAACCCCCGCTGGCGTTCCCCTCACCCTCACCCTCTACCAACCCGCACAGCCGGGGCTCTACCCAGGCCTGGTGATGATCTACGGCGGGGCCTGGCAACAGGGTAAGCCTGGTGACAATGCCACCTTTGCCCGCTACATGGCCAACCAGGGCTACGTGGTGTGGGCGATCTCCTATCGCCATGCCCCGGCCTACCGCTTTCCTAGCCAGGTCGAGGATGTACAGGCGGCGATCGCCTTTCTCAAGACCCACGCCAGCGATTACGAAACCGATGTCGATCGGGTCGCCCTGCTGGGGCGATCGGCGGGGGCACATTTGGCCATGATGGCGGCCTACCAACCAGGGCCGTTGGCGGTGCGGGCGGTGGTCAACTACTATGGGCCGATCAACTTGCTGAATGGGTACTACGACTTGCCCCAGCCCAATCCGCTCAACGTGCGTCAGGTGCTAGAAACCTTCTTAGGCGGCCCCCCCGATCAAATGGAGGAACGCTATAAAGCGGCCTCGCCCAGTTCTTTAGTAACGGCTAATTTGCCCCCATCGTTGCTGATCTATGGCGGCAAAGACCACATCGTTGAAGCTAAATTTGGCCAGGCTATGGCCGATCGCCTTAAGCAAGCTGGCAGCCCGGTGGTGTTTATTCAAATTCCCTGGGCCGACCATTCCTTTGATGCGGTCTTTAATGGCCTCAGCAACCAACTGGCTCTCTACTACACTGAACGGTTTCTGGCCTGGGCACTACGGTAA
- a CDS encoding bile acid:sodium symporter family protein: MESTFLTAVFLPLALFMVMLGMGLGLTPGDFTRVLVYPKAAVIGLLAQLIMLPLLGFGLASIFPLTPDLAVGVMILAACPGGPTSNLVTYLARGNVALSITLTALSSLITVFTIPLVVNLATGVFMGEAAALQLPFLATVGQIAVITAIPVAVGMTLRHYLPQFASQVERRVKWLSLALLGLIIAGLLVQQRASLVGFFAQVGLVTLALNLGAMALGHLIALVAKLDRPNATAITVEVGIQNGTLAIAIASSPTLLNQPNLAIPAAIYSLVMFATGGGFAWWATKRGDREQTLVS, encoded by the coding sequence ATGGAATCAACTTTTTTGACGGCGGTATTTTTGCCCCTGGCGTTGTTTATGGTCATGCTGGGCATGGGCCTGGGGCTGACGCCCGGCGATTTTACGCGGGTGCTGGTGTATCCCAAAGCAGCGGTGATTGGGCTGCTGGCCCAGCTGATTATGCTGCCCCTGTTGGGCTTTGGGCTGGCGTCGATCTTTCCTCTGACCCCCGACCTTGCGGTGGGGGTGATGATCTTGGCTGCCTGCCCTGGGGGGCCAACCTCTAATCTGGTGACCTACCTGGCACGGGGCAATGTCGCGCTATCGATTACGCTGACGGCCCTGAGCAGCTTAATTACGGTCTTTACCATTCCTCTGGTGGTGAACCTGGCGACCGGGGTATTTATGGGCGAAGCGGCTGCCCTTCAACTGCCATTTCTAGCCACGGTTGGGCAAATTGCAGTTATCACAGCTATACCGGTGGCGGTAGGTATGACGCTGCGCCATTACCTACCCCAGTTTGCAAGCCAGGTCGAACGCAGGGTCAAGTGGCTCTCTCTGGCGCTGCTGGGGTTAATTATTGCAGGCCTGCTGGTGCAGCAGCGCGCGAGCCTGGTAGGTTTCTTTGCCCAGGTGGGGCTAGTGACCCTGGCGCTCAACCTGGGGGCTATGGCCCTGGGCCACCTCATTGCCCTAGTCGCCAAACTCGATCGGCCCAATGCCACCGCTATTACGGTGGAAGTCGGCATTCAAAACGGCACGCTGGCGATCGCGATCGCCAGTTCCCCCACCCTGCTCAACCAGCCCAACCTGGCCATTCCAGCGGCGATCTATAGCCTGGTGATGTTTGCCACCGGGGGTGGGTTTGCCTGGTGGGCAACCAAGCGGGGCGATCGCGAGCAAACCCTGGTCAGCTAA
- a CDS encoding YbjQ family protein produces MDSLIIFAVLLGIGYFFGTRAEQQHFRSLQQRESAIGGLVLSVAGAKAVVPDAQAAQLFVGSVVVSSDFFKTFIAGVMGLFGGRISVYETLLERGRREALLRMEESALAWGANRVVNIRIQTAELSGNNGKGVVALEVIAYGTGIH; encoded by the coding sequence ATGGATAGCCTGATTATATTTGCCGTGCTGCTAGGCATTGGCTATTTTTTTGGCACCCGCGCTGAACAGCAGCATTTTCGCTCGTTGCAACAGCGGGAGAGTGCGATCGGTGGGTTGGTGCTCAGCGTGGCGGGGGCCAAGGCGGTGGTTCCTGACGCCCAGGCGGCGCAGTTGTTTGTGGGCAGTGTGGTGGTGTCGTCAGACTTCTTTAAGACGTTTATTGCCGGGGTAATGGGTCTGTTTGGCGGGCGCATTAGCGTCTACGAAACCCTGCTAGAACGGGGCCGCCGCGAGGCTCTGCTGCGGATGGAAGAATCAGCCCTGGCCTGGGGTGCAAACCGGGTAGTAAACATCCGCATTCAAACCGCTGAGCTCAGCGGCAACAACGGTAAGGGGGTGGTGGCCCTAGAGGTGATCGCCTACGGCACCGGCATTCACTGA
- a CDS encoding flavin-containing monooxygenase — protein sequence MIETQDKQLILGAGFVGLGMAQALKAANIPYDQVDASDDIGGNWHHGVYETAHIISSKTVTEFTHFPMPADYPPFPSARQMHTYLHSFADHFGLKAAIELQRCVTAIHPIENNRWQVTFQNGETRIYKGVVLCNGHHWCKRFPDFKGTFTGPILHSKDYHRPSQLQGKRVLVIGGGNSACDIVAEAARVGEKAFLSLRESVWFIPKSFAGVAVVDLVKIWMPEWFQRLITYGIIRLTFGTHASYGLPQPQHRLFDKHPTLNNEVPYYLRHGRITPKPEVDYLEGDRVHFVDGSLETVDLIVCATGFHVAYPFLPSALQRVKGAVVECYGGAFLPDYKGLAFVGWGQARGGVGSLIAAYGPLFAKLLKLQDEIAVPLGLVFKEIGTSLPTTHLSDPQQVFRQLHLLRWGWRWLEHRAKRCDRRIGTFTNQPLPATGAIAPDAAPAGANALR from the coding sequence ATGATCGAGACCCAAGACAAACAACTTATTCTCGGCGCAGGCTTTGTTGGGTTAGGCATGGCCCAGGCGCTCAAAGCCGCCAACATTCCCTACGACCAGGTCGATGCCAGCGACGACATCGGTGGCAACTGGCACCACGGCGTCTACGAAACCGCCCACATCATTTCCTCCAAAACGGTGACCGAATTCACCCATTTCCCCATGCCAGCGGACTATCCGCCTTTTCCCAGCGCCCGCCAAATGCATACCTATCTGCATAGCTTTGCCGATCACTTTGGGCTCAAAGCAGCGATCGAGTTGCAGCGCTGCGTTACCGCCATTCACCCGATTGAAAACAACCGTTGGCAGGTGACCTTTCAAAATGGCGAAACCCGCATCTATAAAGGCGTTGTGCTCTGCAATGGTCACCACTGGTGCAAGCGCTTCCCCGACTTTAAGGGCACCTTTACCGGCCCCATCTTGCACTCCAAAGATTACCACCGACCCAGCCAGCTCCAGGGCAAGCGGGTGCTGGTCATCGGTGGCGGCAACTCGGCCTGCGACATTGTGGCCGAAGCCGCCCGTGTGGGTGAAAAAGCCTTTCTTAGCCTGCGAGAGTCGGTGTGGTTTATCCCTAAAAGTTTTGCGGGCGTAGCCGTGGTCGACCTGGTTAAGATCTGGATGCCGGAATGGTTTCAGCGGCTGATCACCTACGGCATCATTCGCCTTACCTTTGGCACCCACGCCAGCTACGGGTTGCCTCAGCCTCAGCACCGCCTGTTTGACAAACATCCCACTCTCAACAACGAGGTCCCCTACTACCTGCGGCATGGGCGCATTACTCCCAAGCCTGAAGTCGATTATCTGGAGGGCGATCGCGTCCATTTTGTCGATGGCAGCCTCGAAACTGTCGATCTGATCGTCTGCGCCACGGGGTTTCATGTCGCCTATCCGTTTTTGCCCTCGGCCCTCCAGCGGGTGAAAGGCGCAGTGGTGGAATGCTACGGTGGCGCGTTTTTGCCCGATTACAAAGGCCTAGCGTTTGTTGGCTGGGGCCAGGCCCGGGGCGGGGTGGGGTCGCTGATCGCCGCCTACGGCCCCCTGTTTGCCAAGCTGCTGAAGCTCCAAGATGAAATTGCCGTTCCCCTGGGGCTGGTGTTTAAAGAAATTGGCACGTCTTTACCCACCACCCACCTGTCTGACCCCCAGCAGGTATTTCGCCAGCTTCACCTGCTGCGCTGGGGCTGGCGCTGGCTTGAGCACCGGGCGAAGCGCTGCGATCGCCGAATCGGCACGTTCACCAATCAACCACTGCCAGCAACCGGTGCGATCGCCCCCGACGCTGCGCCTGCTGGTGCCAACGCTCTGCGTTGA
- the psbA gene encoding photosystem II q(b) protein, whose product MTTTLQRRESASLWEQFCQWVTSTENRLYVGWFGVLMIPTLLAATACFVVAFIAAPPVDIDGIREPVAGSLMYGNNIISGAVVPSSNAIGLHFYPIWEAASLDEWLYNGGPYQLVIFHFLIGVFCYMGREWELSYRLGMRPWICVAYSAPVAAASAVFLIYPLGQGSFSDGMPLGISGTFNFMLVFQAEHNILMHPFHMLGVAGVFGGSLFSAMHGSLVTSSLVRETTETESQNYGYKFGQEEETYNIVAAHGYFGRLIFQYASFNNSRSLHFFLGAWPVIGIWFTALGISTMAFNLNGFNFNQSILDSQGRVIGTWADVINRANLGMEVMHERNAHNFPLDLATAEAPEIIG is encoded by the coding sequence ATGACCACTACTCTACAGCGGCGCGAAAGCGCTTCCCTGTGGGAGCAGTTTTGCCAGTGGGTCACCAGCACCGAGAACCGCCTGTATGTGGGCTGGTTCGGCGTGCTGATGATTCCCACCCTGCTGGCTGCTACCGCCTGCTTCGTGGTTGCGTTCATCGCAGCCCCTCCCGTCGACATCGACGGCATCCGTGAGCCCGTCGCTGGCTCTTTGATGTACGGCAACAACATCATCTCCGGTGCGGTTGTGCCGTCCTCTAACGCCATCGGCCTGCACTTCTACCCCATCTGGGAAGCCGCTTCCCTCGATGAGTGGCTGTACAACGGTGGCCCTTACCAGTTGGTGATTTTCCACTTCCTCATTGGCGTCTTCTGCTACATGGGTCGTGAGTGGGAACTGAGCTACCGCCTGGGCATGCGCCCCTGGATCTGCGTGGCTTACAGCGCACCTGTGGCCGCTGCTTCCGCTGTGTTCTTGATCTACCCCCTGGGTCAAGGCTCCTTCTCTGACGGCATGCCTTTGGGTATCTCCGGTACCTTCAACTTCATGCTGGTGTTCCAGGCTGAGCACAACATTCTGATGCACCCCTTCCACATGCTGGGTGTAGCCGGTGTGTTTGGTGGTTCTTTGTTCTCGGCTATGCACGGTTCACTGGTGACTTCTTCTCTGGTGCGTGAGACCACCGAGACCGAGTCTCAGAACTACGGCTACAAGTTTGGCCAAGAAGAAGAGACCTACAACATCGTTGCAGCCCACGGCTACTTCGGTCGTCTGATCTTCCAATATGCCAGCTTCAACAACAGCCGCAGCCTGCACTTCTTCTTGGGTGCGTGGCCTGTGATTGGCATCTGGTTCACCGCACTGGGCATCAGCACGATGGCGTTCAACCTGAACGGGTTCAACTTCAACCAGTCCATCCTCGACTCACAGGGTCGTGTGATTGGCACCTGGGCTGACGTGATCAACCGGGCGAACCTGGGTATGGAAGTGATGCACGAGCGCAATGCTCACAACTTCCCCCTCGACCTCGCTACCGCTGAGGCTCCTGAAATCATCGGCTAG
- the speA gene encoding biosynthetic arginine decarboxylase produces the protein MLQSAETVAAPWTIEDSEELYRIHSWGEPYFSINADGHLTVSPRGDRGGSLDLFDLVEAIKQRNLNLPLLIRFSDILEDRIERINACFAKAIARYKYSGVYRGVFPVKCNQQRQLLEDVVRYGRPYQFGLEAGSKPELLIALATLDTPGALLICNGYKDKDYIETAMLGQRLGQRPIIVIEQMNEVAIAIEASQRLGIRPVLGVRAKLSTKGSGRWGISAGDRAKFGLTVPEILAVVDRLREADMLDCLQLLHFHIGSQISAISVVKEALREASRIYVELADLGAGMRYLDVGGGLAVDYDGSKTTFYASKNYSTQNYANDVVAEVQEACRVKGIPVPTLVSESGRALVSHQSVLVFDVLGSSDAPNHETVEVPGDDDHVILRELYEIYQNLSANTVQELYNDAVQFKEEAISLFNFGYLSLSARAKAERLFWACCRKALSVVSDADYIPEDIEELNQSMASIYYINLSVFQSMPDTWAIEQLFPILPIHRLNEEPSCRGTLADLTCDSDGKITTFIDLRDVKHVLELHALKPDQPYYLGMFLGGAYQEIMGNLHNLFGDTNAVHIHMTPKGYQVEQVVKGDTMTEVLGYVQYDAEDMIENIRRRSERALQDSQITLEESQLLIQHYERSLSQYTYLV, from the coding sequence ATGTTGCAATCTGCCGAGACCGTTGCCGCGCCCTGGACGATCGAAGACAGCGAAGAACTCTACCGCATCCACAGCTGGGGTGAGCCTTACTTTTCAATCAATGCCGATGGGCATCTGACGGTGTCGCCTCGGGGCGATCGCGGCGGTTCTTTAGACCTGTTCGACCTAGTCGAAGCGATCAAGCAGCGCAACCTCAATCTGCCTCTGCTGATTCGCTTTTCCGACATTCTCGAAGACCGGATCGAGCGCATCAATGCCTGCTTTGCTAAGGCGATCGCCCGCTACAAGTACTCGGGGGTTTACCGGGGTGTGTTTCCGGTCAAGTGCAACCAGCAGCGGCAGCTGCTCGAAGATGTGGTGCGCTACGGTCGCCCCTACCAGTTTGGCCTAGAGGCTGGGTCAAAGCCCGAGCTGCTGATCGCCCTGGCGACCCTCGACACGCCCGGTGCTCTGCTGATCTGCAACGGCTACAAAGATAAAGACTACATTGAGACCGCCATGCTGGGGCAGCGGCTGGGGCAGAGACCGATCATTGTGATCGAGCAGATGAACGAGGTGGCGATCGCGATCGAGGCCAGCCAGCGGCTCGGCATTCGCCCGGTGCTGGGGGTGCGGGCAAAGCTCAGCACCAAGGGCAGCGGTCGCTGGGGCATTTCAGCGGGCGATCGCGCTAAATTTGGCCTCACCGTGCCCGAAATTCTGGCGGTGGTAGACCGGCTGCGCGAGGCTGATATGCTTGACTGCCTTCAGCTGCTGCACTTTCACATTGGTTCCCAGATCTCCGCCATCAGCGTGGTCAAAGAGGCCCTGCGGGAGGCCAGCCGCATCTACGTGGAGCTGGCGGACCTCGGGGCGGGTATGCGCTACCTGGATGTGGGCGGCGGCCTGGCGGTCGACTACGACGGTTCTAAGACCACCTTCTACGCCTCTAAAAACTACAGCACCCAAAACTACGCTAACGACGTCGTGGCCGAGGTGCAGGAGGCCTGCCGGGTTAAGGGCATCCCGGTGCCCACCCTGGTGAGCGAGAGCGGACGGGCGCTGGTGTCTCACCAGTCGGTGCTGGTGTTTGATGTGCTGGGCAGCAGCGATGCCCCCAACCACGAGACCGTCGAAGTGCCCGGTGACGACGACCATGTGATTTTGCGCGAACTCTACGAGATCTACCAAAACCTCAGCGCCAACACCGTGCAGGAACTCTACAACGACGCGGTGCAGTTCAAAGAGGAGGCGATCAGCCTGTTTAACTTTGGCTACCTTAGCCTGTCGGCTCGGGCCAAGGCCGAGCGCTTGTTTTGGGCCTGCTGCCGCAAAGCCCTGTCGGTGGTTAGCGATGCCGACTATATCCCTGAGGATATCGAGGAACTGAACCAGAGCATGGCCTCGATCTACTACATCAACCTGTCGGTGTTTCAGTCGATGCCCGATACCTGGGCGATCGAGCAGCTGTTCCCGATTTTGCCGATCCACCGGCTCAACGAAGAGCCCAGCTGCCGGGGCACCCTGGCCGACCTCACCTGCGACAGCGACGGCAAAATCACCACCTTTATCGACCTGCGCGACGTCAAGCACGTGCTAGAGCTGCACGCGCTCAAACCCGATCAGCCTTACTACCTGGGCATGTTCCTGGGCGGGGCCTACCAGGAGATCATGGGTAACCTGCACAACCTGTTTGGCGACACCAACGCTGTGCACATTCACATGACTCCCAAGGGCTACCAGGTCGAGCAGGTGGTGAAGGGCGACACCATGACCGAGGTGCTGGGCTATGTGCAGTACGACGCTGAAGACATGATTGAGAATATTCGCAGGCGATCGGAGCGGGCGCTGCAAGACAGCCAGATCACCCTGGAAGAGTCGCAGCTGCTGATTCAACACTACGAGCGCAGCCTGAGCCAGTACACCTACTTGGTTTAA